The following proteins are co-located in the Halarcobacter sp. genome:
- a CDS encoding PhoH family protein, with product MKEKVYVIDTNIILQNIQNLNRISDNKTNTIVIPETVLIELEDKKKLANELGYYSREFARLLAKMKIKEVDYKIGFKVVKLFNDELNLHIISKEKYESEIEQVHLSESNDKRIIEVAAIAQDYYKGAQTHFLSLDVYARTFALFKGIKTETLHDDKSTVPNFEFVKNIKLDSSIFNSLDGADIKKFDEEYTYENFGYIFESKDGNTAYAIIVNERINLLNDSDFKALQVKPVNLKQKLFMKAILTDMFDLLVIDAKAGSGKTLMSIVSAMRLIDLGHYDKIVYVRNSIESLDKGADIGYLAGNDEKFRIYNMALQDTLEFIAKKHLKKSENRENKESIESKISELTSRYCIETLWPGEARGRTLSEAIVIMDEWQNSSEKTTQLILSRLDESCMAIVIGSNRQIDNLYLNKYNNGLTTLLKQTRKKHPEINMFAIELEKAVRGKFAEFTERIFEKKKQ from the coding sequence ATGAAAGAAAAAGTTTACGTAATAGATACAAATATCATCTTACAAAACATACAAAACTTAAATAGAATATCTGACAATAAAACAAACACAATTGTAATTCCTGAAACAGTTTTAATTGAATTAGAGGACAAAAAGAAACTGGCAAATGAGTTAGGTTACTATTCAAGAGAATTTGCAAGACTTTTGGCAAAGATGAAGATAAAAGAGGTTGACTATAAAATAGGCTTTAAAGTTGTAAAACTTTTTAATGATGAATTAAATCTTCATATAATTTCAAAAGAGAAATATGAATCTGAAATTGAGCAAGTTCACTTAAGTGAAAGCAATGATAAAAGAATAATTGAAGTTGCTGCTATTGCACAAGATTATTATAAAGGTGCACAAACACACTTTTTGTCTTTAGATGTTTATGCAAGAACATTTGCTTTATTTAAAGGGATAAAAACTGAAACCTTACATGATGACAAATCAACAGTTCCAAACTTTGAGTTTGTAAAAAATATTAAACTTGATTCCTCAATTTTTAATTCACTTGATGGTGCAGATATTAAAAAATTTGACGAAGAGTATACATATGAAAATTTCGGATATATCTTTGAAAGTAAAGATGGAAATACAGCATATGCTATTATTGTGAATGAAAGAATTAATCTCTTAAATGATTCTGATTTTAAAGCTTTACAAGTAAAACCAGTAAACTTAAAACAAAAACTTTTTATGAAAGCTATTTTAACTGATATGTTTGATCTACTTGTAATTGATGCAAAAGCTGGTTCAGGTAAAACTCTTATGTCTATTGTAAGTGCTATGAGGCTTATTGATTTAGGACACTATGATAAGATTGTATATGTTAGAAACTCAATTGAGTCACTTGATAAAGGGGCAGATATTGGATACCTTGCTGGAAATGATGAGAAGTTTAGAATCTATAATATGGCTTTACAAGATACTTTAGAATTTATTGCAAAAAAACATCTTAAAAAAAGTGAAAATAGAGAAAACAAAGAATCTATTGAATCAAAAATTTCTGAGCTAACATCTAGATATTGTATTGAAACACTTTGGCCAGGAGAAGCTAGAGGTAGAACTTTATCTGAAGCAATTGTAATAATGGATGAATGGCAAAACTCAAGTGAAAAAACCACACAACTTATTTTAAGTAGACTTGATGAATCGTGTATGGCTATTGTTATTGGGTCAAATAGACAAATAGATAATTTGTATTTAAACAAATACAATAATGGTCTTACTACACTTTTAAAACAAACAAGGAAAAAACATCCTGAGATAAATATGTTCGCAATAGAATTAGAAAAAGCTGTAAGGGGTAAATTTGCAGAATTTACAGAAAGAATTTTTGAAAAGAAAAAACAATAA
- a CDS encoding peptidylprolyl isomerase, whose product MARASARHLLVESEELCNELKTRIENGEKFEDLAKEYSQCPSGAKGGELGTFNQGDMVPEFDKVVFNEAVNVVHGPVQTQFGYHLLETTSRED is encoded by the coding sequence ATGGCAAGAGCTAGTGCAAGACATCTTTTAGTTGAAAGTGAAGAGCTTTGTAATGAACTAAAAACAAGAATTGAAAATGGTGAAAAGTTTGAAGATTTAGCAAAAGAGTATTCTCAATGTCCATCAGGAGCAAAAGGTGGAGAGTTAGGAACTTTTAATCAAGGGGATATGGTTCCAGAGTTTGACAAAGTAGTTTTTAATGAAGCTGTAAATGTAGTACATGGACCAGTTCAAACACAATTTGGATATCATCTTTTAGAAACAACTTCAAGAGAAGATTAA
- a CDS encoding DedA family protein encodes MEDIIRDWGYIALFLYSFGGGFVGLVVAGVLSFTGDLNLYIAMAVAAVSNFIGDQFLFYMARTNKKYAKETMNKYGRKVALAHLWMRRYGSPVVFLQKYIYGIKTLIPLAMGLTKYSFKKFTIYNAVAAAVWAIVVGYASYIMGEVILTYADEYKYYGVGIILLIVFTVSYYFKKI; translated from the coding sequence TTGGAAGATATTATTAGAGATTGGGGTTATATTGCCCTTTTTTTATACTCATTTGGTGGAGGATTTGTTGGTTTAGTAGTAGCTGGTGTTTTATCTTTTACAGGAGATTTGAATCTGTATATAGCAATGGCTGTAGCTGCAGTATCAAATTTTATTGGGGATCAATTTTTATTTTATATGGCAAGAACAAATAAAAAGTATGCTAAAGAGACTATGAATAAATATGGTAGAAAAGTTGCACTTGCTCATTTATGGATGAGAAGATATGGTTCACCAGTTGTTTTTTTACAAAAATATATCTATGGAATAAAAACTCTTATACCTTTAGCTATGGGTTTAACTAAATATTCTTTTAAAAAGTTTACAATTTATAATGCTGTCGCAGCAGCAGTTTGGGCTATAGTTGTTGGATATGCTAGTTATATTATGGGAGAAGTGATTTTAACATATGCTGATGAGTATAAATATTATGGTGTAGGAATTATATTACTTATAGTTTTTACTGTTTCTTATTATTTTAAAAAGATTTAA
- the dbpA gene encoding ATP-dependent RNA helicase DbpA has protein sequence MLQALEFEKFEQMTTIQSLCLKDILEKKDVIVKSKTGSGKTLCFALPLANEVKNKPMVIQSLILAPTRELANQISLEIKKVLRFIPNIKVLSLCGGTPFKPQVASLEVGAHIVVGTVGRILQHIHETKIDFSSVNSFVLDEADKMLDMGFYEDIVKIAEYIPQKRQTLLFSATYEKEIKELSSKLLDKPLFIENVETHKQESITQKFYETNEDRKVDDLLRVISHYKMKTILIFCNTKAMCEDLSTQLWNRGVESLTLHSDLDQRERDETVILFSNGSLPILIATDIVSRGIDIDNIDFVINFNIARDETIHTHRIGRTARGEKKGIAITLYDKDELYKVKPINEKFSDIEFCDVLEYEDSSYKPQAEYKTLLITGGKKHKLRKGDILGALTAGEGLDKDLIGNITILDFVSFVAVKNEVLDDRLLKLGKIKIKKKLFKLIEK, from the coding sequence ATTTTACAAGCTTTAGAGTTTGAAAAATTTGAACAAATGACAACAATACAATCTTTGTGTTTAAAAGATATTTTAGAAAAAAAAGATGTAATTGTAAAATCAAAAACAGGCTCAGGAAAAACACTTTGTTTTGCTTTGCCTTTGGCAAATGAAGTCAAAAACAAACCAATGGTTATACAAAGTTTAATTTTAGCACCAACTAGAGAATTAGCAAATCAAATAAGTCTTGAGATAAAAAAAGTTTTAAGGTTTATACCAAATATAAAAGTATTAAGTTTATGTGGGGGTACACCTTTTAAACCACAAGTAGCTTCTTTAGAAGTTGGTGCACATATAGTTGTTGGTACAGTGGGAAGAATTTTACAACATATACATGAAACAAAAATAGATTTCTCAAGTGTAAATAGTTTTGTTTTAGATGAAGCAGATAAAATGTTAGATATGGGGTTTTATGAAGATATTGTAAAAATTGCAGAATATATCCCACAAAAAAGACAAACTTTATTGTTTTCAGCAACATATGAAAAAGAGATTAAGGAGTTATCTTCAAAACTTTTAGATAAACCTCTTTTTATAGAAAATGTAGAAACTCATAAACAAGAATCGATAACACAAAAATTTTATGAAACAAATGAAGATAGAAAAGTTGATGATTTATTAAGAGTTATTTCCCATTATAAGATGAAAACAATTTTGATTTTTTGTAATACAAAAGCAATGTGTGAAGATTTATCTACACAATTATGGAATAGAGGAGTTGAATCTTTGACTTTGCATTCTGATTTAGATCAAAGAGAAAGGGATGAAACTGTAATTCTTTTTTCAAATGGTTCTTTACCTATTTTAATTGCAACAGATATTGTTTCAAGAGGTATTGATATTGATAATATAGATTTTGTAATAAACTTTAATATTGCCAGAGATGAAACAATTCATACACATAGAATAGGAAGAACAGCAAGAGGTGAAAAAAAAGGTATAGCTATAACTTTATATGATAAAGATGAATTGTATAAAGTTAAACCAATAAATGAAAAATTTTCTGATATTGAGTTTTGTGATGTTTTAGAATATGAAGATTCTTCTTATAAGCCACAAGCAGAATATAAAACTTTATTAATAACTGGTGGTAAAAAACACAAACTAAGAAAAGGTGATATCTTAGGTGCTCTTACTGCTGGTGAAGGCTTAGATAAAGATTTAATTGGAAATATAACTATTTTAGATTTTGTATCTTTTGTAGCAGTTAAAAATGAAGTACTAGATGATAGATTATTAAAATTAGGAAAGATTAAAATAAAGAAAAAACTATTTAAACTTATTGAAAAGTAG
- a CDS encoding PAS domain S-box protein, translating to MKNKPINENNIGKVNLIVNLLLVFLFAMAIIYSAIYFKKESYSRLKIELQEKYIEHKKEDIQTYVKTVNELLMSKIEGINLTKEQKQKYVIDYYEKFNKKNPKEYFFIFDLIKQKDNTYLEKVIVHPDVPRGKILDLNRTDLNGKKFVKDFQNSVLKDGYAFLDYSFIHPKTKEEMYKKGFVLLNKWNWIVGSGFFISDIEDELGLIDKKIKKNIYEELKSYIQITVFFLVFLIFFILKINKYTTNTINKFKVQVEKEKTKLIESKEYLKQYTTILENCTIVSKYNENEEFTYVSEGFCETFGYLKEEIIGKPYSIIEYSDEKKSSKVNFIELLKNKKSIKDTVKNISKDGRILSFIVIARPILDNNGEITEFVSYRIDITKEDKLKLILEKQNRELLKSQKILNDAQRIAHIGNWEHNYITNKISFSDEAKRIFGYDENISELKFDEFKKSVHENDRSKLDENKTFALNKDNQFSFEHRIIRQDGILRYVEVKGEYIHDKNNKLIKSMGTINDITERVETEKELKQKDLMLLQQSKMAAMGEMLSNIAHQWRQPLSLISTAATGAKIQREIGALTDEKLDETFTTINDTTQYLSKTIDDFRNFFKPNSEKKYFKMSDVMYKAISLVKPQFKNRSIDIIKDIQDYKLYGLENEFLQVIINILNNSRDQLMKIDGEKLILISSYIKDDKYILEIKDNGKGIDEKIIEKIFEPYFTTKHNSEGTGIGLYMCEEIIVKHMDGQISVENEIFTHKDNTYKGAKFIITLPLTK from the coding sequence TTGAAAAATAAACCTATAAACGAAAACAATATAGGTAAAGTTAATCTTATTGTAAATTTATTGCTTGTATTTTTATTTGCAATGGCAATAATATATTCAGCTATCTATTTTAAAAAAGAAAGCTATAGTAGGTTAAAAATTGAACTACAAGAGAAATATATAGAACATAAAAAAGAAGATATTCAGACTTATGTAAAAACTGTAAATGAACTTCTAATGTCGAAAATTGAAGGTATTAATTTAACTAAAGAACAAAAACAAAAATATGTTATTGATTATTATGAAAAATTTAATAAAAAAAATCCCAAAGAGTATTTTTTTATTTTTGATTTAATTAAACAAAAAGATAATACTTATTTAGAAAAGGTTATTGTTCATCCTGATGTTCCAAGAGGTAAAATACTTGATTTAAATAGAACAGATTTAAATGGAAAAAAATTTGTAAAAGATTTTCAAAATAGTGTTCTTAAAGATGGATATGCATTTTTAGATTATTCATTTATTCATCCTAAAACAAAAGAAGAGATGTATAAAAAAGGTTTTGTACTTTTAAACAAATGGAATTGGATTGTTGGGAGTGGATTTTTTATTTCAGATATTGAAGATGAATTAGGTTTAATTGATAAAAAAATAAAAAAAAATATATATGAAGAATTAAAAAGTTATATTCAGATTACAGTTTTCTTTTTAGTATTTTTAATTTTTTTTATTTTAAAAATCAATAAGTACACTACGAACACTATTAATAAATTTAAAGTTCAAGTTGAAAAAGAAAAAACAAAATTGATTGAGTCAAAAGAGTATTTAAAACAATATACAACTATTCTTGAAAACTGTACTATAGTATCTAAGTATAATGAAAATGAAGAATTTACTTATGTTAGTGAAGGGTTCTGTGAGACTTTTGGTTACTTAAAAGAAGAAATTATTGGAAAGCCATATAGTATTATAGAGTATTCAGATGAAAAAAAGAGTTCAAAAGTTAATTTTATTGAGTTATTAAAGAATAAAAAAAGTATTAAAGATACTGTTAAAAACATATCAAAAGATGGGAGAATTTTATCTTTTATTGTTATTGCAAGACCTATTTTAGATAATAACGGCGAAATTACAGAATTTGTATCTTATAGAATTGATATAACAAAAGAAGATAAATTAAAATTGATTTTAGAAAAACAAAATAGAGAACTACTAAAATCACAAAAAATATTAAATGATGCACAAAGAATTGCACATATAGGAAATTGGGAACATAACTACATTACTAATAAAATATCATTTTCTGATGAAGCAAAAAGAATATTTGGATATGATGAGAATATTAGTGAATTAAAGTTTGATGAGTTTAAGAAAAGTGTGCATGAAAATGATAGAAGTAAGTTAGATGAAAATAAAACTTTTGCTCTAAATAAAGACAATCAATTTAGTTTTGAACATAGAATTATTAGACAAGATGGCATACTTAGGTATGTTGAAGTCAAGGGTGAATATATTCATGATAAGAATAATAAACTTATTAAATCTATGGGTACAATAAATGATATAACTGAAAGAGTTGAAACAGAAAAAGAGTTAAAGCAAAAAGATTTAATGTTATTACAACAGTCTAAAATGGCAGCTATGGGAGAGATGTTATCTAATATAGCCCATCAGTGGAGACAACCCTTAAGTTTGATTAGTACAGCAGCAACTGGAGCTAAGATTCAACGTGAAATTGGCGCATTAACTGATGAAAAACTTGATGAAACCTTTACAACTATTAACGATACGACACAATATTTATCAAAAACGATTGATGATTTTAGAAACTTTTTTAAGCCAAATTCTGAAAAAAAATATTTTAAAATGTCTGATGTAATGTATAAAGCTATTTCTTTAGTAAAACCACAATTTAAAAATAGAAGTATAGATATTATCAAAGATATCCAAGATTATAAATTGTATGGTTTGGAAAATGAATTCTTGCAAGTAATTATTAATATTTTAAATAATTCAAGAGATCAATTAATGAAAATAGATGGCGAGAAACTAATATTGATTAGTTCATATATAAAAGATGATAAATATATTTTAGAGATAAAAGATAATGGTAAAGGAATAGACGAAAAAATTATAGAAAAAATTTTTGAGCCATACTTTACAACCAAACATAATAGTGAAGGTACAGGTATTGGTTTATATATGTGTGAAGAGATTATAGTAAAACATATGGATGGTCAAATAAGTGTAGAAAATGAAATTTTTACCCATAAAGATAATACATATAAAGGGGCAAAGTTTATAATCACTTTGCCACTAACAAAATAA